The following is a genomic window from Niabella soli DSM 19437.
TGCTTATTTGTTGCAGGTGGCGCAAAAACTGGCGGATATAAAAGAAATGCATGTAAACGAGTTGGCAGCTATCACAACGGCGAATGCTAAAAAATTATTCGCTTTATAGCGCCAGAAACCGTATTTTTGCAGCCCATTTCAATATTGGAGACGCGTCTCCCGCAGGAATGCGAGATTGAAGGAGTCCCGTCGCAACGGGAGAAAGTGTATATACGGGAAACTGTATCATCGTGTGAGGTAGAGATGTAAGTTCGAAAGTTTGATCTTTGGCTGAAAGAAAGGGAAATTAATATAATGGAGACGTGTCCGAGTGGTTGAAGGAGCACGCCTGGAAAGTGTGTATACGGGAAACTGTATCGCGAGTTCGAATCTCGCCGTCTCCGCAAAATGAAAAACAACACCTGTTTTGTATACATTTTACAAAGCAAGAAGGACAGGTCGTTCTATGTTGGGCAGTGTAATGATCTGGACAGACGGATGTCTAAACATTTTGACGGCTTTAGTAAATACACCGCATCTAAAAGACCGCTTTCTCTTGTTTACTTCGAAGTTTTCCTCTCCCGTTCCGAAGCCATTAAAAGAGAACGGCAAATCAAAAAAACAAAAAGCAGAAAATATATTCTCCAATTAATTGAGAATTGGAGAAAGGACTGGCAATAGATTTTCGCCAAACTCAAGTTGAGTAGTTGAAGGAGTCCCGTCGTAACGGGAGAAAGTGTGTATACGGGAAACAGTATCGTCCCGATGCTCGGGAAATCTCGCCGTCTCCGCAAAATGCATTGATGATCAACGCTATTTTTGTTTACCGGTTTTCAATTGGGTAGCACCAAGGGAAATTTGTTGATGTTTTTGCCGATCTTCTTACTTCCTGCGCAACACCAACAAGGGCTAAAAAAAGAAAAATATTTTCGTAATTTTTGTGTCGCTGGTTTTCCTTTAAAATAGTAGTTGCGCCTCCAATTTTTTGTAACCATATATACAGCCTATACTTTTCGCAGGTAAAAAATTACCCGGAGTTCTTTTGCTCTATTTTAAGAAACCATTTAATTCTCGCCCGGCCAGTTATTTTTGTAGGCGGAATCATTCAGCTTCAATTCTTTTGCACTTAGCTGCAATGTGATCTGCATAGGAAATTCACTATTGTGATTGAATTCTTCCATATAATCAATACAATGAGCATCTGTAAAGTTAAGCGTAATGAGTTTGCTCATGCTGTCTCTTCTGAAAAAGGTTATCTTGCCATTTTTCGTCTGGGTAGAACTAATCATCCAGTCAAACAGATCCACACTACCGTTGCTTTCCAATGTAAGAACAATACTTCCCCCCCTGGGTATGGAAGTCGGCCGGCCTGTGTCATCCGTCACTTGTGTTAACCGATAACTACAATTGAGTACATTTCTTTCGACACCGTCAATAGAAAATTTTGCTATAAATGACATGATTATTTGTTTAAAAATTTAAAAATTATTTTAAGGGAGCTTTGTATACGGCTAGTATATGAAGTCCCGGGAAAAAATGAGCTTCGTAAAGCGATACTCTTTTCTTAATCAGCATAAAATTCGGAATATTATATTCGTTGTATGGATGAACCTGAAACACATTTCCTTTTTTCAGGTATTCCATTGTTATCATTTCATCGATATCCTTTGGCTTAACATGTACACAGCCGTGTGATTCAAAAAGCGCTACATTTTTCTTTTGTCTGGTTTCAAATTCATTAATCGGCGTGGTGTGTATAAAATCCGACATGACCCGTTCTGATTTATTGTCGAGCATTCCGTTGTTATTTAAGTCTCGAAAATATTTAATGGTTACATGCCCAAAGTCATTCAGCACCCATTTATCCGGAACAATTCTTCCCAAACCGTTTCCGCTTGCGATACTACGCACTACTTCCACAGCGCCCCTGTTGTCCATATTTGACCAGGCAGCATTGATCGTTGTAATAGGCTTCCACCTATCGTTTAGCTGAACCTCCAGGATCTCTTTATTAAATCTTAAGGGTGTTCCCCATGGCAAACCGGACGACAATGGATAAAGACCACCGCCGCTGCTTACATGTTTGCCAATTGATGAAACAATGAACCGCCCTTCCCTGGTGGGAGATGCCTCATTTCCACCTGCCACATTATGTGCACTTCTGGGACCGCCAACAGCCATGTATGCCTTTATACGTACTAGTTCAACCCCCATACTTGCTTAAATTTTCCTTTTGCAGTAAATAATTATACTTCTCACCGGGTCTGCAGCGTCCTTATAGCCTGCGCTATGGACTTCCATGACAACGGGATTTTGTGTTGGAGCAATATCTTTACTTAAATTAAAGGTTGTAATAACGAAATTTTCCTTTACGCGCAGCTTTTTATCAAAGGCCAGTCGGGAAGTACCCTCTCCAAAGCTCGTTTTTATTTTCTGCAACAAGCGGGATTCCTGCACCCCTTCTATCGGCGGGTTTATTTCAACTGCCACCGAATCGAATCCATTTTTTGGCTGGGCAGCAAAATAGTGAACATAGGTCATCTTTGTGCCTGCAACAGGATCATTTACAGTGGTATCAGAAATAAAGTACCGGGCGGACCTGCCAGAAAATGCCTTAAATAATTGGGACGGATCCTGATTAACCAGTGCAATTTTTGCACTTGTTTCTTTTATACACTGGATCAAAGTGTCTGAAGGTAAGATACTCTTTTCCTGTACCGGGCTCCTGGTGTTCCCATAGGTATCTTCAACTTCGGTATTGTTATGTTTACCTGACACGCTGTTACAACTTTGAAGAAACAGGGTCCCTAAAGCTACTATTACCAGACAGATGTGCTTGAAACTCATGAGCTATTACTTTACGCCATACCCATTTATTAAATGACCCGACCCTTACGGACCGGGTCATCAACTAATCAAGTTTAAATCCTTACTTCAAAGTAAATTAAACAGCCCACTGGTTTACGTGAGAAGCGTTGCCCATAGAGATCTCTTTTGCAGAGATGGTAAACGTTTCAGTAATGGGGTTATCGCTGGTAGAACTGAAGTTCTCGCGGTAATCTACCAGGTAGCCTTCTTTGAAATTCAACTCTTTCATAGTAGCATCAGAGTCTCTTTTGGTGAAGGTGATTTTACCATCTTTTCTTTCGAAGTTGTTGCACATCCACTCGAAAAATTTAGTGTCTCCGGTAGATTCAACGGTGATGTAGATTTTACCGCCGCGGGTAATGGTAGAAGGACGACCGGTAGCATCGGTCTCTTGTTTCAAAGCGTAGCTGATGTCAATGACATTGTTTTTGTGTCCAGCCACATCTAATTGTGCTTTAAACGACATAATGGTACATTTTAGGTTAAAAAATAAAAAGTATAAAAACTATAAATAAAAAACATAGTTGCGGCACACTCAATACCATCCTGTTCCAGGACATACTGCTGCATACCGGTTTTGCTCCTTATACGTTAGCCCCTCAAAAAATCACGTGCTACTTACCTTCCTGCTCGTACTTCGACATCCAGTCTACTCCGTCCGGGTCATCACCTTTCTGACCTTCCAGCTTTATAAGGAACGTTTTAGCCGGGAAGTAGGGCTTTAAATGTATATCCAAATGGATCCGGTCTTTTTGCACCGGGTCCTGTTCAAATCTTTTTATCGTAAAGTTCTCGATCAGTTTGCTCGGTCCGGTGATTCCATCTAAAAACTTTACAATCTGCGAATTCAGTTCTTTTCTTGTGTTGGCGTTAAAATTCTCAAAAGCCCTTCTGTTCAGAAAGTCCATCATCACTTTTGCCACATAGTCGAACACCCTTACTACAGAATAGGTCTGCAAGCCGATATTATCGCCATTAAACAGGGTTTTGGCCGAAAACGCCATTACCTTGCCGTACTCTTTCGCCATCGGGATCAACCCCAGTTTTTCCAGCCCGGCTATTTCACTTTTCTTTAAATCAAATTTCACGCCATCTACCTCATTCATGGTGCCGTATTTTTTACCGGCAGTAACCTGAGACATCAGCGTATAATAAACTTTACCCGCTAAAGAACTTGAGGGAGGAATGTACAGATGGTCTTCTTCTCCCACTGCGTCTACCTTTCCGCGCCCTACCAGCCAGTTGCAGGCCATCATTACATTGGAGCGGTAGGGATCGCCGCCGGTAAGATTGGCGGCTTCAAACAATTCCATTACATCATCCGGCGTATCCAGGTTTTCGAAATCGGTTACCAGCATCACTTTATTATCGTGTGCGATTTTGGCCCATTTCTCCACCACTTTATTGGAGCCTAGGTAGCCCGGCAATACCAGTATACTGTAGTTATTACGCAGATCAAGACGATCGTAGTTATTTACCAGTTCGGCCTGTATATGATCGATGAAACGGGTATTGTCCAGATCTTTTAGCTGATCCAGTTCCGCGTTCATCACGGAAATATTTTTAACCTTCTGGCTTTCTGTATTTTTAAAGAAAGACGCCACCGAACGATAGGAACGTTCCAGCTCCCGGGTACGGTCCAGGGCTTTTTTGAGATTAGACTTTAGCGTGTTATCTGCAATTGCGGCCTGATGCTCGCAATCCTGCACCATTTCACCCAGCTCATCGGTTTTACCCAACACGTCGATCCACCAGCTTAAGGTCTTTTTTAACTCGTTGCGTTCTTCTTTTTTAGCCGCTTCATCTAAAAAGATCTTTTTTCGCGCCTTGCGCTCAGGGTTCAGGTTCTGCACATTATCTATGGCCGATTCCAGCAGATCAAATCCGCCCAAACGGGCGAGCGCATCCAAATGAGCATCGAGCGATCGTAATTCTTTTACCGCAGGTTGCTTAAACTCTTTATGCGTATTTTGGTCTTCAGCCGCGGGGTTATTTTGAGCAGTTGCCATATATTGTTGGAATAGATTAAAATAAATTATTTGGAATTTTCCAGCTCCTGCACCAATACTTTTAATGCTGCCAGCAGATTTTCCTTGGTTTCTTTTTCCGCCAAAGCCTGTTTTAAAAGCTTATTGGTCTTCAGTTGCTTTACAATTTTTTGATATTGCTTGCGTTTCATATCCAGCTCGCTCAGGTAAGTACTTTGATGGGTAATGCCATTAGCCCCAAAATCCTGCAGGCCGTTGAAATGCAGTTCTTCCCTTTTTGAAGCGCCTTCTTCCGTTTCAAAATCCATGGATACAGAAGGTGAAAAATGGGCAAAAACGGATTCTACATTGGTGAGCCCCTGTACAATCTCAGGTTTTACGGGGGGGAGGTCTGTCAGTTTCTCAGCTAACAATACCCGGTTCTGGGGAATATCGGCAAAGGCTTCAAACGCATCAGTTTTTACTTCCGTACCACCAATACCATAAGGTTCTAAAGGCATAGCTTATAAATTTTTTAATAGGTCCAAATAAATATACTTCCGAGAGCTATCAGAAATATGGTTCACCATACAGGTGTATTTTCTGAGTTAGCTTATTTCAAAAATAGGAATTAATTTCAAACAAATTTAAAAATAAAAACCAAATCAATAATAATTTACTATTAAAATACCGGGAAACAAGTACTACGGGCCTCTTTCTGCTGCCCGCCGTTATTTTCCCCAGATAAGCTCGTCATTTTCAACTTTTAACAATGCTTTGGATCCGGGAAGCAACTCGCCGGAAATGATCTTTTTTGACAGCGGCCTCCTGATCTGGGAGCGAATCACCCCATGTAGTGGCCGGGCGCCATATTCCGGCGTAAAGCCCATGCCTGCCAGTTTTTTCTTTGCTTCAGGCGTTATTTCTATGCTGACCTGTTGTTTTTCAAGGGCTGCATACAATCCTTTCAGGTTGATGTCCAGAATGCGCTCCACCATCTGTTCTTTCATTGGGGCAAACGGAACAATCTCCGTTAGGCGTCCCAGGAACTCGGGCCGGAAATGATTGCTCATAATATTGAGCAGACTAACGGCATCGGGTGGGGCGTCGTTTTTATTGAACGAATCCACCACATGTTTACTGCCGATATTGGAAGTAAAAATGACCAGGGCATTGGAAAAATCGCCTTCCTTGCCCAGTTTGTCGTGTATTTTCCCCTCATCCATCAGTTGCAAAAAAATATCAAACACCGATTGATGCGCTTTTTCGATCTCATCAAAAAGCACTACAGAGTAAGGCTGCTGACGGATCTTATTTACCAGCAAACCGCCTTCTTCGTACCCCACGTATCCCGGAGGCGCTCCGTACAACAGGGCGGCGGAATGCTCTTCCTTAAATTCTGACATATCAAAGCGGATGATATTAGTTTCGTCCTGGAACAGGAAATCGGCCAATGCCTTGGCCAATTCTGTTTTACCGGTACCTGTAGGCCCCAGGAAAAAGAAGGATCCGATCGGTTGGCCCGGCTTGCCCAGCCCGGAACGGGATTCGAGTATCGACTCACTAATGATCTTTATGGCCTGGTCCTGACCTACCACCCGCTGTTTCAGGATCTCTTCAATATTTAATAACCGTTCTTTCTCCTGCGCCTGGATCTTTCCAAGCGGGATGCCGGTTTTATCGGCCACCACGGCGATCACATCGTGTTTTTCTAATGTAGTACGATCTTCCGCTACCAGAGGTTTCAATATTTCATATACCTTGTCGAGATAAGCTAATATTTCTTCGGTCGTCTTCATTTCCAGCGGGTTTTCACCGGTTGGAACGGCGCTCCATACTACCGGGCTCATGCCGCTTTTCAATTGCTGGTAATGCCATTGATATTCTTCCAATGGCACAGAAGCTTCTGTATTATTCTTAAATATTTCATATTCAGCTTTCCGGGCGTCAAGCAGCGCCGACCCGGTATCTTTTACCAGGCGCAAAGCCGCCATGGACCGGTCTGCCAGGTCAATAGCAGCGTCCGGCAAACGGCGATCCTTTATATAACGTTTCGCGAGACGGATCGCTTCATGCATTGTATCGTCCGGACTTTTTATTTTATGGTGGGCTTCGTAAAGCGGCATCACTACTTTCATCATACGGAAAGCAGTACCCGGCGTGGGTTCTTCCACAGTAAGTGTTTCAAACCGACGTGCAAAAGCTTCGTCCCGCTCAAAATTCTTCCGGTATTCGTCAATAGTGGTGGCCCCGATGATGGTAATCGCACCTTTGGCCAGTTCCGGCTTTAGCAAATTAGCCGCTCCTGCAAAGGGGCCGTTCTTGTCCAGCAATGCATGGATCTCATCAATAAAAAGAATCCCTTTTTCGAATTGCTTTATTTCATTGAGCACGGATTTCAGCCGCTCTTCTGTTTCGCCTTTATAGGATGCTCCCGCGGCCATGGCGCCATTGTTGAGTTCAAAAACTTTTGCATTCTTTAAAAAGGCCGGCACCTGCCCACTTTGAATAGCCAGGGCAAATCCATCTACCAATGCTGTTTTTCCAACGCCAGGTTCCCCGATCAGCAACACATTGGGCTTGGTACGGCGACTGAGGATTTCTGCCATCATACGGATCTCCTGCTCCCTGCCGATGATCGGATCCAATTTGTCTTCCGATGCCATCAGCGTCTTATCGATACAATATTTCTGCAACACCTGCTTGTTTGCTGTAGTTTTTGCAGTTCCGCTCGCAGTATTTTTTTCCAGCTCATTTAAAAGATTCACGCCCGCGATGGAAACGGAAGCCAGGTCGATTAGCTGCTGCCGTTGAACGGGAAAGGTTTTCAACTGATCAAAAGAAAAAGCGATACCCGGCGTACTTATAGAAGCCAATACGTGGAGGGGTTCTATTGCGTCATCATTGGTTTTTATACGGATGGTGTCTGCATCATCCAACAGCGTAGCAATATCGTCTGCCGGGAGGAGGTCTTCTTTCATAGCCGCCGCTTTAGGGCAGGCTTCAATGCGTACCTCTGCCCAGTCTGCCAGGTAATAGACATCCACATCTGCCTGAACCAACACGGGATCCAGCTCCACATCCTTATGCAGCAAGGCTTTCAACAGATGCGGGGCTGCGTATTTATTATGCCTGTTTTCTTTAGCAATAGCTTTGGCAATGGTGATTGCTTTTTCAAGTGTTTCTGAGAATTGCATGATGCTTTTTATTTTTATGCCCTTACAGATCCCGCCAGCTCATATTAAACATTCCGGCTTTCACTTTGCCGATAATTTCGAGCTTACTGATACAATTGCTTGGCTTGTTTTTAAATATGGTTGTGGTAAAAGCGAGTTTATCGCCTCTTTTTACTGCGGCTACTTTATTATAAA
Proteins encoded in this region:
- a CDS encoding ATP-dependent Clp protease ATP-binding subunit, with translation MQFSETLEKAITIAKAIAKENRHNKYAAPHLLKALLHKDVELDPVLVQADVDVYYLADWAEVRIEACPKAAAMKEDLLPADDIATLLDDADTIRIKTNDDAIEPLHVLASISTPGIAFSFDQLKTFPVQRQQLIDLASVSIAGVNLLNELEKNTASGTAKTTANKQVLQKYCIDKTLMASEDKLDPIIGREQEIRMMAEILSRRTKPNVLLIGEPGVGKTALVDGFALAIQSGQVPAFLKNAKVFELNNGAMAAGASYKGETEERLKSVLNEIKQFEKGILFIDEIHALLDKNGPFAGAANLLKPELAKGAITIIGATTIDEYRKNFERDEAFARRFETLTVEEPTPGTAFRMMKVVMPLYEAHHKIKSPDDTMHEAIRLAKRYIKDRRLPDAAIDLADRSMAALRLVKDTGSALLDARKAEYEIFKNNTEASVPLEEYQWHYQQLKSGMSPVVWSAVPTGENPLEMKTTEEILAYLDKVYEILKPLVAEDRTTLEKHDVIAVVADKTGIPLGKIQAQEKERLLNIEEILKQRVVGQDQAIKIISESILESRSGLGKPGQPIGSFFFLGPTGTGKTELAKALADFLFQDETNIIRFDMSEFKEEHSAALLYGAPPGYVGYEEGGLLVNKIRQQPYSVVLFDEIEKAHQSVFDIFLQLMDEGKIHDKLGKEGDFSNALVIFTSNIGSKHVVDSFNKNDAPPDAVSLLNIMSNHFRPEFLGRLTEIVPFAPMKEQMVERILDINLKGLYAALEKQQVSIEITPEAKKKLAGMGFTPEYGARPLHGVIRSQIRRPLSKKIISGELLPGSKALLKVENDELIWGK
- a CDS encoding DUF5458 family protein — its product is MATAQNNPAAEDQNTHKEFKQPAVKELRSLDAHLDALARLGGFDLLESAIDNVQNLNPERKARKKIFLDEAAKKEERNELKKTLSWWIDVLGKTDELGEMVQDCEHQAAIADNTLKSNLKKALDRTRELERSYRSVASFFKNTESQKVKNISVMNAELDQLKDLDNTRFIDHIQAELVNNYDRLDLRNNYSILVLPGYLGSNKVVEKWAKIAHDNKVMLVTDFENLDTPDDVMELFEAANLTGGDPYRSNVMMACNWLVGRGKVDAVGEEDHLYIPPSSSLAGKVYYTLMSQVTAGKKYGTMNEVDGVKFDLKKSEIAGLEKLGLIPMAKEYGKVMAFSAKTLFNGDNIGLQTYSVVRVFDYVAKVMMDFLNRRAFENFNANTRKELNSQIVKFLDGITGPSKLIENFTIKRFEQDPVQKDRIHLDIHLKPYFPAKTFLIKLEGQKGDDPDGVDWMSKYEQEGK
- the tssD gene encoding type VI secretion system tube protein TssD, whose translation is MSFKAQLDVAGHKNNVIDISYALKQETDATGRPSTITRGGKIYITVESTGDTKFFEWMCNNFERKDGKITFTKRDSDATMKELNFKEGYLVDYRENFSSTSDNPITETFTISAKEISMGNASHVNQWAV
- the tssD gene encoding type VI secretion system tube protein TssD, with the protein product MSFIAKFSIDGVERNVLNCSYRLTQVTDDTGRPTSIPRGGSIVLTLESNGSVDLFDWMISSTQTKNGKITFFRRDSMSKLITLNFTDAHCIDYMEEFNHNSEFPMQITLQLSAKELKLNDSAYKNNWPGEN
- a CDS encoding GIY-YIG nuclease family protein, which codes for MKNNTCFVYILQSKKDRSFYVGQCNDLDRRMSKHFDGFSKYTASKRPLSLVYFEVFLSRSEAIKRERQIKKTKSRKYILQLIENWRKDWQ